One genomic segment of Oncorhynchus mykiss isolate Arlee chromosome 10, USDA_OmykA_1.1, whole genome shotgun sequence includes these proteins:
- the LOC110534578 gene encoding GTPase IMAP family member 9-like, producing MTEQNKEVRIVLVGKIGSGKSATGNAILGRKAFESKMSSISVTSSSKKKRGNVGGQHVAVIDTPGLFDTKLTQEEALKEISQCLLFSAPGPHVFLVVLKLGGFTEEQQEIVKMIQTLFGDEASKYTMVVFTHGDLLDDVTIEDFLHGNPKLESFITKCNGGYHVFKNKDQNPSQVPELLEKINKMVTMNGGNHYTTEMFQEAERVIEEEKNRILRENEEKIHKEREELKATFEGVCLREEVEKLGIKQERKARKNAEKFSKMGTGATIGAALGTFGGPVGMSVGAAVGAAVGAGACSTQ from the exons ATGACTG AACAAAATAAAGAGGTCCGGATTGTTCTGGTTGGAAAGATTGGTTCTGGGAAGAGCGCAACAGGAAACGCCATCCTGGGGAGAAAAGCGTTTGAATCCAAAATGTCCTCTATTTCTGTGACATCCTCAAGTAAAAAGAAAAGAGGAAATGTGGGAGGGCAACATGTAGCTGTCATCGACACACCAGGCTTGTTTGACACCAAGTTAACACAGGAGGAGGCACTGAAAGAGATCTCACAGTGCCTGCTATTCTCCGCTCCTGGTCCCCATGTGTTCCTGGTTGTTCTCAAGCTGGGAGGATTCACTGAAGAGCAGCAGGAAATTGTGAAGATGATCCAGACATTATTTGGTGATGAAGCATCGAAATACACCATGGTTGTCTTCACACATGGAGACCTTCTTGATGATGTAACAATTGAAGACTTCCTGCATGGAAATCCCAAACTGGAAAGTTTCATTACCAAATGTAATGGGGGATATCATGTCTTCAAAAACAAAGATCAGAATCCCTCCCAGGTCCCTGAGCTCCTTGAGAAGATAAACAAGATGGTGACGATGAATGGAGgaaaccactacaccactgagatGTTCCAGGAGGCTGAGAGAGTGATTGAAGAAGAGAAGAACAGGATCttgagagagaatgaagagaagATACACAAAGAGAGGGAAGAACTGAAGGCAACGTTTGAAGGAGTGTGTCTAAGAGAAGAAGTAGAGAAGCTGGGGATAAAACAGGAAAGAAAAGCTAGAAAGAATGCTGAGAAATTTAGCAAAATGGGAACAGGTGCTACAATCGGAGCGGCTTTGGGAACATTTGGAGGCCCAGTTGGTATGTCAGTTGGTGCAGCAGTGGGAGCTGCAGTGGGAGCTGGAGCATGCAGTACTCAATGA